In Plutella xylostella chromosome 3, ilPluXylo3.1, whole genome shotgun sequence, the following proteins share a genomic window:
- the LOC119693433 gene encoding uncharacterized protein LOC119693433 → MLDNNINALFDCLDQNLVSNVYVTTPENCKLFLDPPGKQLKILTFNIRSINCNFTDLQTLLHRITINFDFLILTECWLSCASNDNIPLLDNYTFTKTSNHLNKNDGVVVYARSDIQHSTEEINFNGSASGTLIKIRDTTAIVSIYRSPSTHDIEPFLASLDQLLPSLSKFKSVILTGDINININPTDLNTLSHNYLNRLAFHGYLPTHDLPTRENSCLDHTIIRSPFPSQTLVIDTPITDHAAVVLLLNTKIKYDDRSTTITKIDYEKLDKDINDLDFSSIHGMTDPEIATDTLINMIKTKIDANTTVRTVPKKHKILKPWITPGLLKCIKNRDKLHKNSKLNPNNEILKTTFQRYRNFCIKILKKVKRQFNKLLWDAIKRLTNTTKPTSSPTQLLSPSTHPTHSCNRVNEFFVNIADKLAKNIEQTGADKVLPPSQTPSSTLSSFVLLHTDPDEHTQMAFYKIALLITVAATIVEGQRPFYAGSRPIGYPEIVQNEDLLSNRFGVDEPVPLEARGDRNLVYRLKQLPEDNQPFWYLNWRQYDEARRQPQSWPQRPSFFNQNNGRK, encoded by the exons atgttagaTAACAACATTAATGCTTTATTTGATTGTTTAGACCAAAACCTTGTGTCAAACGTCTATGTAACAACTCCTGAAAACTGCAAACTATTTTTAGATCCACCAggaaaacaattaaaaat actgaCTTTTAATATTCGCTCAATCAACTGTAATTTTACCGATCTTCAAACTCTCTTACATAGAATAACAATTAATTTTGATTTCTTGATTTTAACCGAATGTTGGCTATCGTGTGCTTCTAATGACAACATTCCACTTCTTGATAATTATACCTTCACAAAGACGTCTAATcatttgaataaaaatgaCGGGGTTGTTGTTTACGCTAGATCTGATATTCAGCACTCTACTGAAGAGATTAACTTTAATGGATCTGCATCCggtacattaataaaaattaggGATACCACCGCCATTGTCTCAATATACAGATCACCGTCTACACATGATATTGAACCATTCCTGGCCTCCTTAGACCAACTTCTACCGTCTCTGTCTAAATTTAAATCTGTGATTTTGACAggtgatataaatattaatataaatccAACGGATCTTAACACTCTTTCACATAACTATTTAAATCGACTTGCTTTCCATGGATACCTCCCGACCCATGATCTACCAACCAGAGAGAATAGTTGTTTAgaccataccattattagatCTCCCTTCCCCTCTCAAACACTAGTCATAGATACCCCGATTACTGATCATGCTGCCGTTGTATTATTACTCAACaccaaaattaaatatgacGATCGTTCCACCACTATTACTAAAATAGATTATGAAAAACTAGACAAAGATATCAATGACCTGGACTTCTCTAGCATACATGGTATGACAGATCCAGAAATTGCCACTGATACCTTaattaatatgataaaaactaaaatcgaTGCTAATACAACCGTAAGAACTGTtccaaaaaaacacaaaatattaaagCCCTGGATAACACCAGGActcttaaaatgtataaaaaatagagataaattacataaaaattctaaattaaaccCTAATAACGAAATCCTAAAAACAACCTTTCAAAGATACCGAAACTTTTGCATaaaaattttaaagaaagttaaaagaCAGTTTAATAAGTTACTCTGGGATGCTATAAAAAGACTCACAAATACAACAAAACCAACCTCCTCTCCAACCCAATTGCTTAGCCCATCCACGCATCCTACTCATTCATGCAATAGAGTTAATGAATTCTTTGTAAATATAGCCGATAAACTTGCTAAAAACATAGAGCAAACTGGTGCGGACAAGGTGCTTCCCCCATCTCAGACTCCCTCATCCACTCTCTCTTCTTTTGTACTGCTGCATACTGATCCCGACGAA CATACTCAAATGGCGTTCTACAAGATTGCTCTACTTATCACCGTTGCCGCGACCATAGTAGAAGGACAAAGACCATTTTATGCGGGCTCTAGACCAATTGGATATCCGGAAATTGTGCAAAATGAGGATTTGCTGTCAAACAGATTTGGAGTCGATGAACCTGTGCCTTTAGAAGCTAGAGGTGACAGGAACTTGGTATACAGACTCAAGCAGTTGCCAGAAGACAATCAACCTTTTTGGTATCTCAATTGGCGCCAATACGATGAAGCAAGGAGACAGCCGCAGTCCTGGCCGCAAAGACCGAGCTtctttaatcaaaataatgGCCGGAAGTGA